In Nostoc sphaeroides, the genomic window TTAGCCCAAGAAATTGTTAAAGCCCAAGAGATAGAGATTAAAGAAATGCAGCAGTGGCGAAAAGCTTGGTACAACAAGTAAATCTAAGTCTTTGCGTGGATATGCGAACAAGTAATATAGCAGTCTTATTTGATTCGTGAAAAATATAGACAAGGAAACGAACCGCCAAGAACGCCAAGGACGCAAAGGGAAGAAAGAAGAAATAAATGGATAATTTTCGCAAATTATTTAGGACTGCTATATGTATTTGCAGTTGAGAATTTGGGGTGGGTGTTTGGTTATTTCAGGAGCGCTGTCTACAATGGGTTACGCCTATGCAGCCCAATTTCATCCTAATTTCATTTCTCAATGGAAGACTGGGTAGTGAGACTGAATCACTGTATTTTCTCTGCCTCTGTATCCAAAGACTTTTGATAGCGATGCCTAAATCCTATTCCCAATCACTTACAATTGTTCGCTGTGTTTATGGGACACTTTTCAACCTTTTGTTACTTACTAGTCCCGCAGTTGTTTTAGCTCACGCTGGACACGGAAATGAATTTCAAGGGGGAAGTGAAACAACTGGTTCTATTCAAGTTGATGCCCAAACAGCCAAACGGCTAGGAATTAAAGTTGAACCTGTCAAACGCCAGAGGCTAGGTGTAGGGATTAAAACTACTGGACAGATTGAAACTCTACCCAGCCAAAAAGTGGAAGTAAATACTCCCATTTCTAAAGCAAAAGTGGTTGAGTTATTGGTGGAACCTGGTGTCATGGTGAAAAAAGGTCAACCAGTTGCCGTTTTATTCAGTCCTGAACTGGTGGAAATGCGGGTTAATTCTCAGGAAAAGCTTGCTCAAGGTCAAGCTGATTTACAGCAAGCACAGGCTGATTTAAGACTAGCTCAACAAAACCGCGATCGCTATCAACAAATAGCCGCAGCTGAAATAGCTCAAGCACAGAGCCAGGTGGCTTTTGCTCAAGAAAAGTTTAACCAAGATCAACGGTTAGTTGATGCTGGCGCTTTACCACGTCGTAATGCTCTAGAATCTGAAACTCAGTTAGCTCAAGCCAAAGCCGAACTTGCGAAAGCCGCCAGTCGTCGGGACGTTATTGAGGCAGAAAATCAGCTAAAACGCGCTGATTCCGCCGTTCAGGTAGCAAAGTCTCGTATCCAACTAAGTAATAGGATTTATCAAACTCGGCTTTCTCAATTGGGAACCCGCGCCAATGCTCAAGGACTTGTTACCGTGACATCTCCAATTTCTGGCAAAGTTGCCGACAGGGAAGTTACCCTTGGTCAATCATTCGAGGATGCGGGTGGGAAGTTGATGACAATTATCAATGACAGTCGCGTTTTTGCCACCGCAAATATTTATGAAAAAGATTTGAATCAGGTAAGAAGTGGTCAACAAGTAAGAGTCAAAGTTGCTTCTATATCTAAGCGTACCTTTATTGGACGAATTACCCGCATGGGTTCTGTTGTGGAAGGAGAAACGCGAGTAGTACCAGTGCAAGCTGAACTGGAAAATTCTGGTGGAGTGCTAAAACCAGGGATGTTTGCAGAATTAGAAGTTGTTACAAACCAAACATTACCAGCCATATTAGCAATTAAGAGCGCGGCTGTAGTTGAAGGCAATGGCAAAAAACAGGTTTATGTAAAAAATGGTAACGCCTATCAGCCTGTTGAAGTTACTTTAGGTCGAACCTCTGGGGATATGGTTGAAGTCAAAACTGGCTTATTCGAGGAGGATTTGATAGTTACTGTGCGATCGCCTCAGCTTTATGCTCAGTCTTTGCGTGGTGATACGAAGCCAAAAGTAGACGAACACCCGGAAACCCCTATACAGACTACAAGAGAGCCAGCACCACTGTGGTTACTGGGAGTAGCATTAGCTCCGATCGCTTTCATTGCAGGTGCTTTTTGGTCTAATCGTCGCACCAATCAACTTCAACTAGCACACCACAACGTAAATAAACCACCCATTTGAAATGTCTAAAACCCTTACACCATCTTAATTACGAATTACGAATTACGAATTACAAATAATGCTGAGTGCGATTATTAAATGGGCGATCGCCCGCCGTTGGTTAGTTATCCTGGGTACAATTGTCGTAACGCTTTGGATATTTCGGACAATTATCCAAATGCCGTTGGATGTTTTGCCCAGCTTTGCACCACCCCAAATTGAAATTCAAACTGAAGCACCAGGACTAGCACCAGAAGAAGTTGAATCTCTGGTAACTTTGCCAATTGAAAGTGCGATTAACGGTACTCCAGGAGTCACAGCAGTACGTTCTTCTAGCGCGTCGGGAGTCTCCGTTGTCAAAGTAATTTTTAACTGGGGAAGCGATATTTATCAAGCTCGCCAATTGGTAACAGAGCGATTACAACAGAGTTCTAGTAAGCTTCCTGAAGGAGTGGAAACGCCACAAATTTCCCCCACCACTTCCCCCATCGGTACTGTACTGCAATACGCTTTTACTTCTAAAAATACTCCTTTGATGGAAGTGCGACGCATTGTCGATTGGCAAGTAACAAATCGCCTTTTAGCTGTTCCAGGTGTTAGTCAGGTTATAGCGTATGGCGGTGATACTCGCCAATATCAAGTATTAATTGACCCAGAGAAGTTACAAGCATTTAATGTCACTTTAGCAGATGTGCAGGAAGCTGTATCTGCTGCCAATGTTAATGCACCGGGCGGTTATTTAATTACCCGCGATCGCGAAAAATTAATTCGAGGTATTGGACGGATTGAATCTATTGAAGACTTACAGCAGTCAGTAATAACTGCCCGTAACGGTACACCTGTAAAAATATCCGATGTCGCTGATGTAAAAATTGGTGCAGCTATTAAACGAGGTGATGGCAGTTTTAACGGTCAAAAGGCAATTATTGTGATGATTAATAAACAGCCTCAAGCCGATACTCCTACTGTTACCCGTGCCATAGAAGCGGCAATGTCGGAAATAAAAGCTGCTTTACCCAAAGATATTAATATAACTCCTACCTTCCGCCAAGAAAACTATATTGATTCTTCTATTGCCAATGTTAGAGAAGCTTTAATTGAAGGCAGTATTATTGTTGCACTTATCCTGATTCCGTTTTTGATGAATTGGCGTAATTTAGCTATTTGTCTAACGGCTCTCCCATTATCCTTACTAATAGGAGTACTATTACTAAATTTGCTAGGACAAGGTTTAAATACTATGACCTTGGGAGGGTTAGCAGTAGCGATTGGTTCAGCAGTTGATGATGCAATTGTGGATGCTGAAAACGTCTATCGTAACCTGCGAGAAAATAAATACTCTCCCAATCCGCTCCCAGTTTTAGATATAGTATTTGATGGTTGTCAAGAGGTACGCGATTCAGTATTTGGAGCCACTATAATTACCATAGTTGTCTTCTCTCCAGTTTTTGCTTTGGCTGGTGTAGAAGGTAGTATTTTTATCCCAATGGGATTAGGCTATATGGCGGCAGTTATCGCTTCTAGTATTACAGCTTTGACGGTGACTCCGGCATTATGTGCAATCTTATTACCTTACGGTAATTTGCCAGAAACCGAGCCTTGGATAGCAAGATTTTTTAAGAAGCTTTATCATCCTCTATTAGGATTTTCTCTGCGGCATTCTGGAATTATTTTAATATTAGCTGCTGCTAGTTTAGTAGCATCTGCTGTGATTGCTCCCTCCTTTGGGAGAGTCTTTTTACCAGAATTTCAAGAGCAAACTTTGGTGAATACCCTCACTCTTTATCCTGGTGTATCTTTGGAAGCTACTAATGTAGCTGGAGAAGCACTTCAAGACGCGCTGAAGGGAGACTCTAGATTTCCTTATGTACAGTTGCGTTCTGGACGTGCGCCTGGTGATGCAGATGCAGCTGGGGTGAATTTGGGACATTTGGATATTGAGTTGAGTAAAGCGGCGATGGAAGACAGAGAAGAGAGTATTAAAAAGCTGCGGGAAGAGTTTGCTAAATTACCAGGGGTAGCACCAAATATTGGTGGTTTTATCTCTCATCGGATGGATGAGGTTTTGTCTGGTGTGAGAAGTGCGATCGCTATCAAAATCTTTGGTTCAGAATTAGAAGAACTCCGCATCATTGGAAGCCAAGTAAATGAAGTAATGAAAACCGTTAATGGGATTGTTGATTTACAACTTGAGCCTCAAGTACCAGTCGAACAGATACAA contains:
- a CDS encoding efflux RND transporter periplasmic adaptor subunit, which encodes MPKSYSQSLTIVRCVYGTLFNLLLLTSPAVVLAHAGHGNEFQGGSETTGSIQVDAQTAKRLGIKVEPVKRQRLGVGIKTTGQIETLPSQKVEVNTPISKAKVVELLVEPGVMVKKGQPVAVLFSPELVEMRVNSQEKLAQGQADLQQAQADLRLAQQNRDRYQQIAAAEIAQAQSQVAFAQEKFNQDQRLVDAGALPRRNALESETQLAQAKAELAKAASRRDVIEAENQLKRADSAVQVAKSRIQLSNRIYQTRLSQLGTRANAQGLVTVTSPISGKVADREVTLGQSFEDAGGKLMTIINDSRVFATANIYEKDLNQVRSGQQVRVKVASISKRTFIGRITRMGSVVEGETRVVPVQAELENSGGVLKPGMFAELEVVTNQTLPAILAIKSAAVVEGNGKKQVYVKNGNAYQPVEVTLGRTSGDMVEVKTGLFEEDLIVTVRSPQLYAQSLRGDTKPKVDEHPETPIQTTREPAPLWLLGVALAPIAFIAGAFWSNRRTNQLQLAHHNVNKPPI
- a CDS encoding efflux RND transporter permease subunit, whose amino-acid sequence is MLSAIIKWAIARRWLVILGTIVVTLWIFRTIIQMPLDVLPSFAPPQIEIQTEAPGLAPEEVESLVTLPIESAINGTPGVTAVRSSSASGVSVVKVIFNWGSDIYQARQLVTERLQQSSSKLPEGVETPQISPTTSPIGTVLQYAFTSKNTPLMEVRRIVDWQVTNRLLAVPGVSQVIAYGGDTRQYQVLIDPEKLQAFNVTLADVQEAVSAANVNAPGGYLITRDREKLIRGIGRIESIEDLQQSVITARNGTPVKISDVADVKIGAAIKRGDGSFNGQKAIIVMINKQPQADTPTVTRAIEAAMSEIKAALPKDINITPTFRQENYIDSSIANVREALIEGSIIVALILIPFLMNWRNLAICLTALPLSLLIGVLLLNLLGQGLNTMTLGGLAVAIGSAVDDAIVDAENVYRNLRENKYSPNPLPVLDIVFDGCQEVRDSVFGATIITIVVFSPVFALAGVEGSIFIPMGLGYMAAVIASSITALTVTPALCAILLPYGNLPETEPWIARFFKKLYHPLLGFSLRHSGIILILAAASLVASAVIAPSFGRVFLPEFQEQTLVNTLTLYPGVSLEATNVAGEALQDALKGDSRFPYVQLRSGRAPGDADAAGVNLGHLDIELSKAAMEDREESIKKLREEFAKLPGVAPNIGGFISHRMDEVLSGVRSAIAIKIFGSELEELRIIGSQVNEVMKTVNGIVDLQLEPQVPVEQIQIKFNRQAASRYGLTAGKLSKIVETALNGKVVSQVLEKQQTFDLVVWLKPDARQNLDTIGNLLVDTSDGQKIPLSQVAIINNGTGPNTINRENVSRLIVVSANASGRDLRSIVNEIRDKVNQQVHPPSGYYIQYAGQFEAQERATQNILISSAIAFVVITVIMYLSVKSIPSTIMIMINLPLALVGGVFSVALTNGVISIASLVGFITLFGVATRNGLLLVDNYNTKFAQGMPLKEVLIKGSMERLNAILMTAFTSALGLAPLVVNSGPGKEILQPLSIVVLGGLFTSTALTLLVIPALYSQFRKFLAPKNTIFLQNIDIAKNPVL